From one Neorhizobium galegae genomic stretch:
- a CDS encoding IclR family transcriptional regulator, with the protein MTEPKDYKIAAVDRALALLEALADRPDQGVTSLAKSLGMTKSLVFRLLHTLEERGFVSRDPERAEFALGYRIGVLGERLGKDGALLYAARPVMDALRDQTSENVNLVVREGLKTYVLATRAGRHSIRLFAQAGRNGPLHAGGGSLLLLAYADPSVIDAALSQPLEAFTPYTITDRAKLRQALERIRANGYNIVLNDLDEGAFSVAAPITGADGTIIASISVAGAVARFDEERRESHLKAALDAAAEISERLSIHGPGENGLVKSRA; encoded by the coding sequence ATGACCGAACCAAAAGACTACAAGATCGCGGCGGTGGACCGGGCGCTTGCCCTTCTGGAAGCGCTTGCCGACCGCCCGGACCAGGGCGTCACGTCGCTTGCCAAATCGCTGGGGATGACCAAATCGCTGGTCTTCCGCCTGCTGCACACGCTGGAGGAACGCGGCTTCGTATCGCGTGATCCGGAACGCGCCGAATTCGCACTCGGCTACCGCATCGGCGTGCTTGGCGAGCGCCTCGGCAAGGACGGCGCCCTGCTTTACGCCGCCCGGCCGGTCATGGATGCGCTCCGCGACCAGACATCCGAGAACGTCAACCTTGTCGTGCGTGAAGGCCTGAAGACCTACGTTCTGGCGACCCGCGCCGGCCGCCATTCGATCCGGCTTTTCGCCCAGGCCGGACGCAACGGCCCGCTGCATGCGGGCGGCGGATCACTGCTGCTGCTGGCTTATGCGGATCCTTCGGTCATCGATGCGGCGCTCTCCCAGCCGCTCGAAGCCTTCACGCCCTACACGATCACCGACCGGGCGAAACTGCGCCAGGCCCTCGAACGCATCCGCGCCAACGGCTACAATATCGTCCTTAACGATCTCGACGAGGGCGCCTTTTCCGTCGCCGCCCCGATCACCGGCGCCGACGGCACCATCATCGCCTCGATCTCGGTTGCCGGCGCGGTCGCCCGTTTCGACGAGGAGCGGCGCGAAAGCCATTTGAAGGCCGCCCTCGACGCCGCTGCGGAAATTTCCGAGCGCCTTTCGATCCACGGCCCCGGCGAAAACGGCCTCGTGAAATCAAGGGCTTGA
- a CDS encoding phosphatase PAP2 family protein: MVGEANLETQSKIVHFLNSYRFRVEPDTVLPCEPRPVEAIPEEMEPSPSVPPALAPLSEEALPIDEPPLMMATMAAASVLNKSVANKSVLNKATLNKNKNKNKNKNKNKNKSTMDGASLGVSQLIPAFELRRLHQQPSRNAFTAARRFTWEMLDIQPPPGPDYTRLEAAVLLSMQRRDRERARRLPDIQAEATISVSEFTRALYIEDIGGYEQTEGLFQAILTACEYVGLLYKSQFNRLRPNQFESLLRPLLPVPVHESYPSNHAFQCFSIVFAFSTILPEHPATDELARIALNVAENREWAGLHYPSDTQAGRDLARRFAPYLHDAFGPLFQAVHDEWV, from the coding sequence ATGGTAGGGGAAGCAAATTTGGAGACGCAATCAAAGATTGTGCATTTTTTGAATTCTTATAGATTTAGGGTTGAGCCTGATACGGTTCTCCCTTGCGAACCGAGGCCCGTCGAGGCCATTCCGGAGGAGATGGAGCCGTCTCCCTCCGTTCCGCCTGCGCTTGCCCCTCTGTCCGAGGAGGCCCTACCCATAGACGAGCCTCCGTTGATGATGGCGACAATGGCGGCGGCCTCGGTCCTCAACAAGAGCGTCGCAAACAAGTCGGTGCTCAACAAGGCCACGCTGAACAAGAACAAGAATAAAAACAAAAATAAGAACAAGAACAAAAACAAGTCGACGATGGACGGCGCGAGTCTCGGCGTATCGCAACTCATTCCGGCGTTCGAATTGCGCCGATTGCACCAGCAGCCGTCGCGCAACGCGTTCACGGCCGCGCGGCGTTTTACTTGGGAAATGCTCGACATCCAGCCGCCACCCGGTCCGGACTATACCCGACTGGAAGCGGCGGTGCTGCTTTCCATGCAGCGGCGCGATCGAGAGCGGGCAAGGCGATTGCCCGACATCCAGGCCGAGGCGACCATTTCCGTGTCGGAATTTACCCGCGCCTTGTATATCGAGGACATTGGCGGGTACGAACAGACCGAGGGCTTGTTTCAGGCGATCTTGACCGCCTGCGAATATGTCGGGCTTCTTTACAAGAGCCAGTTCAACAGACTTCGGCCGAACCAGTTCGAATCCCTGTTGCGACCGCTTCTGCCCGTGCCGGTGCACGAATCCTATCCCAGCAACCATGCCTTCCAGTGCTTTTCGATCGTATTCGCTTTCTCGACGATCCTGCCTGAACATCCGGCAACGGATGAACTCGCCCGTATCGCGCTGAACGTCGCTGAAAATCGCGAATGGGCCGGACTGCATTATCCGAGCGATACGCAAGCCGGCCGGGACCTGGCGCGGCGTTTCGCTCCATACCTCCATGATGCGTTCGGGCCGCTTTTCCAGGCGGTCCACGACGAATGGGTTTGA
- a CDS encoding S8 family serine peptidase, with translation MTSADMEAPQAAPMNYYYLWHLTALGVIDADYGSPPIVPPSENETAARPVPDPEIGGSVWDTIEAAGSIHPARVALIDVGIAPDHPNLATRLDREASIDLTSHRYGSRVAEILDATTSFDREEKQAFFAGLDIAPLGNLGLSNDDREYLDDIVAEYAASQGVVRRLFHPESLFASHGTCCAGLIAGEPAVTTQDGGPSALPEGVFYGAGGTPCPSANRNVLPYFGVDPFSRVISIRTSFEDDVLQFIAAFLYAYHQRVDVIVLPRGLPDPKRSRVIPKNELKADLERWKNQIAADLFARISLAEQGGAELEPKTPQKGSNPDRAWHILKQLIVAISHHIPIVCAAGNSGESQLIYPANLAADDNGIIAVGAVTVEGYRSGYSNYGEGLTVVSPSDDGEVFNRHQLRVDRLSPFAAQHDHEAFGLREYRYSHFSLLTTDLPGAFGYDRGADPWSSMVPSAANPGIGGGYYTTFGGTSGASAQVGGICALIQRAHKSQNGGDARLSGPSVKSILQSTARLDAMVAPGIRALTADCMNADGEDALDMSYFFGFGLPDVPAAIAAVLSP, from the coding sequence ATGACGTCCGCCGACATGGAAGCGCCGCAGGCCGCACCGATGAACTACTACTATCTCTGGCATCTGACGGCGTTGGGCGTCATCGATGCCGACTACGGTTCGCCGCCGATCGTACCGCCGTCCGAGAACGAGACTGCGGCGCGTCCGGTCCCTGACCCGGAGATCGGGGGAAGTGTCTGGGATACCATTGAGGCTGCCGGTTCTATCCATCCCGCCCGCGTGGCGCTGATCGATGTCGGGATAGCGCCCGATCATCCGAATTTGGCGACCCGGCTTGACCGTGAAGCCTCGATCGACCTTACGAGCCATCGCTACGGTTCGCGCGTCGCCGAAATCCTCGATGCGACCACATCCTTCGACCGTGAAGAAAAACAGGCGTTCTTCGCGGGGCTTGATATCGCGCCGTTGGGAAACCTCGGCCTATCCAACGATGATCGGGAATATCTCGACGACATTGTCGCGGAATATGCGGCTTCGCAGGGCGTCGTCCGACGGTTGTTCCACCCGGAGTCGCTTTTTGCTTCCCATGGCACCTGCTGTGCCGGCCTGATCGCCGGCGAGCCGGCCGTGACGACGCAGGATGGAGGTCCCTCGGCACTCCCCGAGGGCGTATTCTACGGTGCCGGCGGCACGCCATGCCCGAGCGCCAATCGCAACGTTCTTCCCTATTTCGGCGTGGATCCCTTCTCCCGGGTGATCTCGATCAGGACGTCTTTCGAGGACGATGTCCTGCAGTTCATCGCCGCGTTCCTCTACGCCTATCATCAGCGTGTCGATGTCATCGTCCTGCCACGCGGCTTGCCGGACCCGAAGCGCAGTCGGGTTATTCCGAAGAACGAATTGAAGGCCGATCTCGAACGCTGGAAAAATCAAATCGCTGCCGATCTGTTCGCCCGTATATCTCTGGCCGAGCAGGGCGGCGCCGAGCTGGAGCCGAAAACCCCGCAAAAGGGATCAAACCCCGATAGGGCGTGGCATATCCTCAAGCAGCTCATCGTCGCCATCAGCCATCATATTCCAATCGTTTGCGCCGCGGGAAACAGCGGCGAAAGTCAGTTGATCTATCCGGCCAATCTGGCCGCCGATGACAACGGGATAATCGCCGTCGGCGCGGTCACGGTCGAGGGTTACCGCTCGGGATACAGCAACTACGGAGAGGGGCTTACGGTCGTCTCGCCATCCGATGACGGCGAAGTCTTCAATCGTCATCAGTTGCGCGTCGACCGCCTGTCCCCTTTCGCCGCGCAACATGACCATGAGGCATTCGGGCTGCGGGAATATAGGTATTCTCACTTCTCACTGCTGACGACAGACCTTCCCGGCGCATTCGGTTACGACCGGGGTGCGGATCCATGGTCGTCCATGGTGCCGTCCGCAGCCAATCCCGGCATTGGTGGAGGTTACTACACCACGTTCGGCGGCACGTCGGGAGCCTCCGCACAGGTGGGGGGCATATGCGCCCTGATCCAGCGGGCACATAAGAGCCAGAACGGTGGCGATGCACGGCTCTCCGGCCCTTCGGTCAAGTCGATCCTGCAGTCCACGGCCCGGCTGGATGCGATGGTAGCGCCGGGAATACGCGCACTGACCGCCGACTGCATGAATGCGGATGGCGAAGATGCTCTCGATATGAGCTATTTCTTCGGGTTCGGCCTGCCCGATGTCCCGGCAGCTATCGCCGCCGTATTGTCTCCGTGA
- a CDS encoding M28 family peptidase, with translation MNEIESAVLGAVNLDEPWALVESFATYKREHPTDVNRAMDEVAARLAKHGVEVKMHEADLFLSLPGLARVEAGGQTFRAKPPSYSLDASKGVKGEIVYIASLQPKAISTMFEKTVDGTGELAARVRGKVVLSEGFANPGLVSQFTELGAVGVIAINPGVDIHWGTCTTVWGTPDLDDLPRKPSIPAVAVNRESGDALIELAKTGTEVTIFADMEEGWFKSKLPEVFIKGTEEPDKYVFLHGHLDSWDVGVGDNATGDATLLEIARVLWANRDKLKRSIRICWWPGHSTGRYAGSTWFSDNFALDLDENCVASVNCDSPGCRWATEFINLCMMTETEAFLSDVIEEVAGKKAEAERPHRAGDYSFNNIGLSSYLMLSSTMTERDREEKGYYTVGGCGANIAWHTENDTLEIADKDIMLRDIKVYLLAVLRNANAKILPFDWRATAKEFLHTVDTYQKKAGNRFDLSPSRKAVESLAEALAAFYAGIDSGKIEAKSANHVIQRLARILVPLNYTREQRFRHDPALPIPELPAISTAADLDKLGPEKLGFAKTQLVRGQNRVISALRQAEQLVRAA, from the coding sequence ATGAACGAGATCGAATCCGCCGTTCTGGGAGCGGTGAACCTGGATGAACCCTGGGCTCTGGTAGAGAGCTTTGCGACCTACAAGCGCGAGCATCCGACCGATGTGAACCGCGCCATGGACGAGGTCGCGGCGCGGCTCGCCAAGCACGGCGTCGAGGTCAAGATGCACGAAGCCGACCTTTTCCTCAGCTTACCCGGCCTCGCACGCGTCGAAGCTGGCGGGCAAACGTTCCGCGCCAAGCCGCCGTCCTATTCGCTGGATGCATCGAAGGGCGTGAAGGGCGAGATCGTTTATATCGCCAGCCTCCAGCCGAAAGCGATCTCGACCATGTTCGAGAAAACCGTCGACGGCACCGGCGAACTCGCCGCCAGGGTCCGCGGCAAGGTGGTTCTCTCGGAAGGTTTCGCCAATCCGGGTCTCGTTTCGCAGTTCACGGAACTCGGCGCGGTCGGCGTCATCGCCATCAATCCCGGCGTCGACATCCACTGGGGAACCTGCACCACCGTCTGGGGCACGCCCGACCTCGACGACCTGCCGCGCAAGCCGTCGATCCCGGCCGTAGCCGTCAACCGCGAGAGCGGCGATGCGCTGATCGAGCTTGCCAAGACCGGCACGGAGGTCACCATCTTTGCGGACATGGAAGAAGGCTGGTTCAAATCGAAGCTGCCGGAAGTCTTCATCAAGGGCACCGAGGAACCCGACAAATACGTCTTCCTGCACGGCCATCTGGACAGCTGGGATGTCGGCGTCGGCGACAATGCGACCGGCGACGCGACGCTGCTCGAAATCGCCCGCGTGCTGTGGGCCAACCGCGACAAACTGAAGCGCTCGATCCGCATCTGCTGGTGGCCCGGCCACTCGACCGGCCGTTATGCCGGCTCCACCTGGTTCTCCGACAATTTTGCGCTCGACCTTGACGAAAACTGCGTCGCCTCGGTCAATTGCGACAGCCCCGGCTGCCGCTGGGCGACCGAATTCATCAATCTCTGCATGATGACCGAGACGGAAGCCTTCCTCTCCGACGTCATCGAGGAAGTGGCCGGCAAGAAAGCCGAAGCCGAACGCCCGCACCGCGCCGGCGACTATTCCTTCAACAATATCGGCCTGTCGAGCTACCTGATGCTGTCCTCGACCATGACCGAGCGGGACCGCGAGGAGAAGGGCTATTACACGGTCGGCGGCTGCGGCGCCAACATCGCCTGGCACACCGAAAACGACACGCTGGAGATCGCCGACAAGGACATCATGCTGCGCGATATCAAGGTCTATCTGCTCGCCGTACTGCGCAATGCCAACGCAAAAATCCTGCCCTTCGACTGGCGCGCGACGGCAAAGGAATTCCTCCACACGGTCGACACCTACCAGAAGAAGGCCGGCAACCGCTTCGACCTTTCGCCGAGCCGCAAGGCCGTCGAATCCTTGGCCGAAGCACTCGCCGCGTTCTACGCCGGGATCGACAGCGGCAAGATCGAAGCGAAGAGCGCCAACCACGTGATCCAGAGGCTCGCCCGCATCCTGGTGCCGCTCAACTACACCCGCGAGCAGCGCTTCCGCCACGACCCGGCTTTGCCGATCCCGGAACTGCCCGCCATCTCGACGGCAGCCGATCTCGACAAGCTCGGCCCTGAAAAGCTCGGTTTCGCCAAGACCCAGCTCGTGCGCGGCCAGAATCGCGTAATCTCGGCGCTGCGCCAGGCCGAACAGCTGGTTCGCGCTGCCTGA
- a CDS encoding class I SAM-dependent methyltransferase: MKPLSSQDYYFSIVAALKQKNVPPGGETMMEAILAAFPSGSRKIVDFGCNTGWISRRVARAFPQAEVIGVDENPAIIEVAREVARREESTAIFSCVDIAALPDIISEADVIICGGSAAFFERPLDLYRMVARCLRPGGLLMDCHYVYDADAPPSLRQEEKETFGLGWLPDGLDDIVSVHEDAGLSVGKIKRLPRFHFEDSAAARLARDILHTVPKMQELAEAMAKRRRLISKLAHHRHPYLLVARAGEQIVAEGVTHHKRAEVPMAFEAVTSNRHASVRRPTVVGCSFWREAATAVGLRSAYS; the protein is encoded by the coding sequence ATGAAGCCCCTCTCTTCCCAGGACTACTATTTCTCGATCGTCGCAGCTTTGAAACAGAAGAACGTACCGCCTGGCGGGGAAACAATGATGGAGGCGATCCTTGCCGCCTTTCCCAGCGGTTCGCGCAAGATCGTCGACTTTGGCTGCAATACAGGCTGGATCAGCCGCAGGGTTGCACGGGCTTTTCCGCAAGCCGAAGTGATCGGTGTGGACGAAAATCCGGCGATAATCGAGGTCGCGCGAGAGGTCGCACGGCGGGAGGAGTCGACGGCGATATTTTCCTGCGTCGACATTGCCGCGCTCCCGGACATCATATCGGAGGCAGATGTCATCATCTGCGGAGGAAGTGCTGCCTTTTTCGAGCGGCCGCTGGATCTCTACCGAATGGTGGCGAGATGCCTGAGGCCCGGCGGTCTCCTGATGGATTGCCACTATGTCTACGACGCCGATGCGCCTCCTTCTCTTCGCCAGGAGGAGAAAGAAACGTTCGGCCTGGGGTGGCTGCCTGACGGACTGGACGATATCGTATCCGTTCACGAAGACGCGGGATTGAGCGTCGGGAAGATCAAGCGGCTGCCTCGGTTCCATTTCGAAGACAGCGCTGCAGCCCGGCTGGCGCGCGATATCCTGCACACCGTTCCAAAGATGCAGGAACTGGCGGAAGCGATGGCGAAACGCCGCCGGCTGATCAGCAAGCTGGCGCATCACCGACACCCTTATCTGCTGGTAGCGCGCGCCGGCGAACAGATCGTCGCCGAAGGCGTGACGCACCACAAACGCGCGGAAGTCCCGATGGCGTTCGAAGCGGTCACGTCCAATCGCCATGCTTCCGTTCGCCGCCCGACCGTGGTCGGATGCAGCTTTTGGAGGGAGGCCGCAACGGCGGTTGGCCTGCGAAGCGCATATTCATAA
- a CDS encoding aKG-HExxH-type peptide beta-hydroxylase: protein MSAYQIEPLADQARALLRRNPLFSRSGFVNAAATGNMLKQRPRYARILAAASELPGCGERVEALARYFPGLADGGYHDADAFLPTAAFLPVRSDPYRSPALAAWMDELQRGLESYVDGASSEVVDHSLQPHLVAEDLALERRPARRLACGIGLVLIDSLEASRTMRKRIAHCRPSDPGFEHAQMSDHDLDRIDDHLTKAIELISSVDPGGYQRLTAGLHTLYIGTRRGAISSFSSSGDLPGSAVVVLSQEKLDAEDYPATAAELLREAGHVLLRLYTAAAPLSLPAELRYVSPYTHSLQTLESIVHTAYAIPWECAVRIACLPFRAPPEHRAREAAFVIAYAARLIPLIDIAREGIERLGGDVLLDLRDIAVIPSWGAAILALIDRLLECEPPARRKAYYAQRLCVVDRQAWDLGQVLLRGEQPIDPRMGRPMLQSNGDGLSLWYDGRLHMIRKAARQPPDEFSIQDVALAGTSSSTVMEHA from the coding sequence ATGTCTGCTTATCAGATCGAGCCGTTGGCGGATCAGGCGAGAGCTTTGCTCCGGCGCAATCCGCTCTTTTCAAGGTCCGGTTTCGTGAATGCGGCTGCAACGGGCAATATGCTGAAACAGCGACCCCGTTATGCCCGAATTCTTGCCGCCGCTTCCGAGCTGCCGGGTTGCGGAGAAAGGGTCGAGGCGCTGGCCCGTTATTTCCCGGGCCTTGCTGATGGCGGATATCATGATGCCGACGCGTTCCTGCCCACCGCAGCCTTCCTGCCCGTGCGAAGCGACCCTTACCGGTCTCCCGCGCTGGCGGCTTGGATGGATGAGCTTCAGCGGGGGCTGGAAAGCTACGTCGACGGCGCCAGTTCTGAAGTTGTGGACCACAGCCTGCAGCCTCATCTTGTGGCTGAGGACCTTGCGCTCGAACGCCGTCCTGCCCGCCGGCTTGCCTGTGGTATCGGTCTCGTCCTGATCGACAGTCTGGAAGCGAGCCGCACCATGCGCAAGCGCATCGCTCATTGCCGGCCGTCCGATCCCGGCTTCGAGCATGCCCAGATGAGCGACCACGACCTGGACCGGATCGACGATCATCTCACCAAGGCAATCGAATTGATTTCGAGCGTCGATCCCGGTGGCTATCAACGGCTGACTGCAGGCCTTCACACACTTTATATCGGCACCCGGCGCGGTGCGATAAGCTCGTTCTCCAGCTCCGGCGACCTGCCGGGGAGTGCCGTCGTGGTCCTGTCGCAGGAAAAGCTGGACGCCGAAGACTATCCGGCGACCGCCGCTGAGCTTCTGCGCGAAGCGGGGCATGTCCTGCTGCGGCTGTATACGGCGGCTGCGCCGTTATCGCTGCCCGCCGAACTGCGATACGTATCGCCATACACACACAGTTTACAGACGCTCGAAAGCATCGTGCATACGGCCTACGCCATTCCCTGGGAGTGCGCTGTCCGCATCGCATGCTTGCCTTTCAGAGCACCGCCTGAGCACCGTGCGCGGGAAGCAGCTTTTGTCATTGCGTATGCTGCCCGCCTAATTCCGCTCATCGATATCGCCCGCGAGGGGATCGAGCGTCTGGGCGGCGATGTTCTTCTCGATCTCCGGGACATCGCCGTCATTCCTTCCTGGGGCGCCGCAATCTTGGCGCTCATCGACCGGCTTCTGGAGTGCGAGCCGCCGGCTCGGCGCAAGGCCTACTATGCCCAGCGCCTGTGTGTCGTGGATCGTCAGGCCTGGGATCTCGGGCAGGTGCTGCTGCGGGGGGAGCAGCCCATCGACCCGAGAATGGGCCGCCCGATGCTGCAGAGCAACGGCGATGGCCTGAGCCTCTGGTACGATGGCCGGCTCCATATGATCCGCAAAGCCGCCAGGCAGCCTCCCGATGAGTTTTCAATCCAAGATGTCGCGCTGGCGGGAACGTCAAGTTCGACGGTGATGGAGCATGCGTGA
- a CDS encoding SARP family transcriptional regulator, which yields MLQFVNGHNADMRCRIASAPVALLSRAAFVSDCLLDGQPRFDEMIERGTIRVGPMDRMDAKHAVFRMYLLGPFSLVDSKGKSATPRSQKAQAILAMLALSARGSRSRVWLRDKLWSDRSEDQAAASLRQALLDIHKALGSSRDLIIADKNTVWLDMDRIALDTDEMLRSERLVDQITDELLEGMDIRDPEFEDWLTVERQNWYRRIEEGRVDDVFEPRQQPRRDVSTLSALLPLTGLPDQRPTNIPSAAVGTDPDKPPSPDNIQWTIALQPPIVIGAGDGGQIAALQFQNLLAKAIFDGLGLGITDLSFDPHLGQPDRKMGLPLCLQLRLTFDGSQVLVELAIKHLLDNRIIWLGSRMIGRTQMERSEYGVAAALISQAVDQLSLFHELSAGDGRLTRDGLFVDAVNAIFRLSRGDLEKAEKRLQEQIQYQPRASAFAWLSFIRTFQVGQRFSALDAHVIEEAQAYARKALELDPNNSVSLALVGHVHSFLFREYDYAAGLFEKSIRLNPALPLGWDLYAMLHCYAGQPEKASAMARWVQELGVYSPHKYYFDTTKCISAGLAGDHVAAIAAGEDALHSRPNFNSLLRYLASSHAHTGNLEAAHQYVERLDKVENGFSITSFRGTGYPLLNTGGGKLLLDGLIKAGARIR from the coding sequence ATGCTTCAATTCGTCAATGGCCACAACGCTGACATGCGCTGCCGAATCGCAAGTGCGCCTGTCGCACTCTTGTCAAGGGCCGCTTTTGTGTCAGACTGTCTGCTGGACGGGCAGCCCAGGTTCGATGAGATGATCGAGAGGGGCACAATACGAGTTGGGCCAATGGATCGCATGGATGCAAAACATGCAGTGTTCCGGATGTACCTGCTTGGCCCGTTCAGTCTCGTCGACAGCAAAGGGAAATCTGCCACACCCCGGTCCCAGAAGGCCCAGGCAATTCTTGCGATGCTTGCTCTCTCTGCGCGGGGATCCCGCTCGCGGGTTTGGCTGAGAGACAAATTGTGGAGCGACCGGTCCGAGGACCAGGCGGCCGCCAGCCTAAGGCAGGCCTTGCTGGATATTCACAAAGCCCTGGGTTCGTCCCGCGATCTCATCATCGCCGACAAGAACACCGTGTGGCTGGACATGGACCGCATCGCGCTCGACACCGATGAGATGCTGCGCAGCGAGCGCCTGGTCGACCAGATCACCGACGAACTGCTCGAAGGCATGGATATCCGCGATCCTGAATTCGAAGACTGGCTGACGGTCGAGAGACAGAACTGGTACCGACGCATCGAAGAAGGGCGCGTCGACGATGTGTTCGAACCTCGGCAGCAACCTCGCCGCGACGTCAGCACGCTATCAGCGCTCTTGCCTTTGACAGGCTTGCCTGACCAGCGCCCGACCAATATTCCCTCGGCAGCTGTGGGCACTGATCCGGACAAGCCGCCGTCGCCGGACAATATTCAGTGGACCATCGCTCTCCAGCCGCCGATCGTCATCGGCGCCGGAGATGGGGGGCAGATCGCGGCATTGCAGTTTCAGAACCTGCTCGCCAAGGCGATCTTCGACGGATTGGGGCTCGGCATTACCGATCTCTCCTTCGACCCGCATCTTGGGCAACCGGATCGAAAGATGGGTCTTCCACTGTGCCTTCAACTGCGGCTGACCTTCGATGGCAGTCAGGTGCTGGTGGAGCTGGCGATCAAGCATCTGCTCGACAACCGGATCATATGGCTTGGCAGCCGTATGATCGGACGCACCCAGATGGAGCGGTCCGAATACGGGGTCGCCGCGGCTCTAATCAGCCAGGCAGTCGACCAGTTGTCGCTGTTTCATGAGTTGAGCGCCGGCGACGGTCGCCTGACCCGCGATGGTCTCTTCGTCGATGCGGTCAACGCGATCTTCCGGCTTTCGAGAGGCGATCTCGAAAAGGCGGAAAAGCGGCTGCAGGAGCAGATTCAATATCAGCCGCGAGCGTCTGCCTTCGCCTGGCTGTCCTTCATCCGCACATTCCAGGTCGGCCAGCGCTTCAGCGCGCTGGATGCGCATGTGATCGAAGAGGCCCAGGCCTATGCGCGAAAGGCTCTTGAACTCGATCCGAATAATTCCGTCTCCCTGGCGCTGGTCGGACATGTCCACTCTTTCCTATTCCGGGAGTACGATTACGCAGCCGGTCTGTTCGAGAAGTCGATCCGTTTGAACCCGGCCTTGCCGCTGGGTTGGGACCTCTATGCCATGCTGCATTGCTATGCGGGGCAGCCGGAGAAGGCCAGCGCGATGGCGCGGTGGGTGCAGGAGCTCGGCGTCTACAGCCCTCATAAATATTATTTCGACACGACGAAATGCATCAGCGCCGGGTTGGCGGGAGACCACGTGGCGGCAATAGCCGCAGGCGAGGATGCCCTGCATTCCCGGCCGAACTTCAATAGCCTGTTGCGCTATCTCGCTTCCAGCCACGCTCACACGGGCAATTTGGAGGCTGCACACCAATATGTGGAACGGCTTGATAAGGTCGAAAACGGGTTTTCCATAACCTCGTTTCGCGGCACGGGCTATCCATTGCTCAACACCGGCGGTGGAAAGCTGTTGCTCGACGGCCTGATCAAGGCTGGCGCCAGAATTCGCTAA
- a CDS encoding ThiF family adenylyltransferase — translation MRAFEYHADLFDVIHETDFIIVGCGGLGSQIASQLAALGARNFFLVDGDRIEESSQKRMTCGTAEDTGRLKSDRLATYLASRFSAAVAIMTQFADGAEAARLTLARTRKPFLILAEDDVSLARQFLAEYRATAPEPPPYLHVGQVGPFCVAGPLVAQPDDACPFCCSTSPASVDTGVAAPPSPADNALIACFAVSQIAIERLTHRSSLRGHRWLFNPATGHASLHPVSKNLDCKVCQP, via the coding sequence ATGAGAGCCTTCGAATATCATGCAGATCTCTTTGATGTCATTCACGAGACGGATTTCATAATTGTCGGATGCGGAGGCCTCGGCTCCCAGATTGCCTCCCAGCTCGCAGCGCTCGGGGCTCGCAATTTCTTCCTCGTGGACGGCGACCGCATCGAAGAGAGCAGCCAAAAACGGATGACCTGTGGGACGGCGGAAGATACCGGTCGATTAAAGAGCGACCGGTTGGCAACTTATCTCGCCTCCCGCTTTTCCGCCGCGGTTGCAATCATGACCCAGTTCGCCGATGGGGCGGAAGCTGCCCGGCTCACTCTGGCCCGGACACGTAAACCTTTCCTGATACTTGCAGAGGACGATGTCTCCCTGGCCCGCCAATTCCTGGCGGAATATCGCGCGACGGCGCCGGAGCCTCCGCCTTACCTGCATGTCGGCCAGGTTGGACCGTTTTGTGTCGCCGGGCCACTGGTGGCGCAGCCGGATGATGCCTGCCCTTTCTGCTGCTCGACATCGCCGGCATCGGTCGACACGGGGGTCGCAGCGCCGCCGTCGCCGGCCGACAACGCCCTGATCGCTTGTTTTGCGGTTTCGCAGATCGCCATCGAACGCCTTACCCACCGCAGTTCATTGCGCGGCCATCGCTGGCTCTTCAATCCGGCCACGGGCCATGCCTCACTCCATCCTGTTTCCAAGAACCTCGATTGCAAGGTGTGTCAGCCATGA